The Phycisphaeraceae bacterium genome window below encodes:
- a CDS encoding tRNA uridine-5-carboxymethylaminomethyl(34) synthesis enzyme MnmG — protein MKGLDATSTHRPFEVIVIGGGHAGVEAAWVAANMLAGRGEVALITMDPAKIGAMSCNPAIGGLAKGQMVREIDALGGVMGLAADATGIQFRMLNMSKGAAVRGPRAQCDRHAYAREVQRLLGTRPNLAVIAGTVEELIVERGEVRGVRIAAAKAHSSPSGDGAHAPCGAPQVHCASTSTASEARASAGSETVLLSAKAVILTTGTFMRALMHTGDRRVAGGRVGEGSAVGIAAALRALGFELGRLKTGTPPRLARASIDWDALPAQPGDTRPVPFSDLSPTALIDGRFPVLPQVECRETRTSAAIHELIRANLHRAPMFSGQVDAECGPRYCPSIEDKVVRFADRAAHHVFLEPESLETSDIYCNGISTSLPEEIQLQIVRALPGCSRAEIVRYGYAVEYDMVWPHQIDATGETKLVRSLYLAGQINGTSGYEEAAAQGCVAGINAARRALGSDPVRFGRDEAYLGVLMDDLVTRTPREPYRMFTSRAEHRLRLRADTTDERLTPRGRDLGTVCDLRWRLFGERQCSLAALREAMRAARVDSAPLVDWIRRAEPSANEVLRHLSRADAGSERGDRFTACASLDNASGPASPITVEQAHAERLRLVERLIHDLRYEGYLRRQDAEIRRLHEAERMLIPEALEPSSIRGLRREAVEVLGRFRPRTMGQASRLAGVNPADMSLLAVAIERQRRRAP, from the coding sequence ATGAAGGGCCTTGACGCGACATCAACCCACCGCCCGTTCGAAGTGATCGTCATTGGCGGTGGTCACGCCGGTGTTGAAGCGGCGTGGGTGGCGGCCAACATGCTGGCCGGCCGCGGCGAGGTCGCGCTGATCACCATGGACCCCGCGAAGATCGGCGCGATGAGCTGCAATCCCGCGATTGGTGGCCTCGCGAAGGGCCAGATGGTCCGCGAGATTGATGCACTCGGGGGAGTCATGGGACTCGCCGCCGACGCGACGGGCATCCAGTTCCGCATGCTCAACATGTCGAAGGGCGCGGCGGTTCGAGGGCCGCGCGCCCAGTGCGATCGTCACGCCTATGCCCGCGAGGTGCAGCGCCTGCTCGGGACACGGCCGAATCTCGCGGTGATCGCAGGAACGGTTGAGGAATTGATCGTCGAGCGGGGCGAGGTGCGGGGTGTGCGCATCGCGGCCGCCAAGGCACATTCCTCACCGTCGGGTGATGGCGCGCACGCGCCATGCGGCGCACCGCAAGTTCATTGCGCCAGCACTTCGACAGCCTCGGAGGCACGCGCCTCCGCGGGCTCGGAGACGGTGCTTCTCTCGGCCAAGGCCGTCATCCTGACGACCGGCACCTTCATGCGGGCACTGATGCATACGGGCGATCGGCGCGTGGCCGGAGGCCGTGTCGGTGAAGGGAGCGCCGTGGGCATCGCCGCGGCGCTTCGTGCCCTCGGCTTTGAACTCGGTCGATTGAAGACGGGCACACCACCGCGACTTGCTCGCGCGTCGATCGACTGGGATGCACTGCCGGCCCAGCCGGGCGACACCCGGCCCGTGCCCTTCTCCGATCTCTCGCCGACAGCGCTCATCGACGGCCGCTTCCCCGTGCTGCCGCAGGTTGAGTGTCGAGAAACACGCACGAGCGCCGCGATCCATGAGCTGATCCGCGCCAATCTGCACCGCGCCCCGATGTTCAGCGGCCAGGTCGACGCGGAGTGTGGGCCTCGCTATTGCCCCTCGATCGAGGACAAGGTCGTTCGATTCGCCGATCGCGCGGCGCACCATGTCTTCCTCGAGCCTGAGTCACTCGAGACGAGTGACATCTACTGCAATGGCATCAGCACCTCGCTGCCGGAGGAGATCCAGCTCCAGATCGTCCGAGCGCTTCCGGGTTGCAGTCGAGCCGAGATTGTGCGCTATGGCTACGCCGTCGAGTACGACATGGTCTGGCCCCACCAGATCGATGCGACGGGGGAGACGAAGCTCGTGCGCTCGCTCTATCTGGCGGGGCAGATCAACGGCACCAGCGGCTACGAAGAGGCGGCGGCGCAAGGCTGTGTCGCGGGCATCAACGCCGCGCGGCGGGCGCTCGGCAGCGATCCCGTTCGATTCGGGCGCGACGAGGCTTACCTTGGTGTCCTGATGGACGATCTCGTGACGAGAACGCCCCGCGAGCCCTACAGGATGTTCACAAGCCGTGCGGAGCATCGCCTGCGACTGCGGGCCGACACGACCGATGAGCGACTGACCCCGCGCGGCAGAGACCTGGGGACGGTCTGCGATCTGAGATGGAGGCTCTTTGGGGAGCGGCAGTGTTCGCTGGCGGCCCTTCGAGAAGCGATGCGAGCCGCCCGGGTCGATAGTGCCCCGCTGGTTGACTGGATTCGACGAGCTGAGCCGAGTGCCAACGAAGTCCTGCGCCATCTCTCGCGCGCCGACGCGGGCAGCGAACGAGGCGATCGGTTCACGGCTTGCGCCTCGTTGGATAACGCCTCAGGACCAGCGTCGCCGATCACCGTTGAACAGGCGCATGCGGAGCGCCTTCGACTCGTCGAGCGGCTCATCCACGATCTGCGCTACGAGGGCTATCTGCGTCGGCAGGACGCGGAGATTCGGCGTCTGCACGAAGCGGAGCGGATGCTCATTCCGGAGGCGCTTGAACCGTCGTCGATCCGAGGCTTGCGTCGCGAGGCGGTCGAGGTGCTCGGTCGCTTCCGACCTCGAACCATGGGGCAGGCGTCGAGATTGGCCGGAGTCAATCCCGCCGACATGTCGCTGCTCGCCGTGGCCATCGAGCGGCAGCGACGCCGAGCGCCCTAG
- a CDS encoding glutathionylspermidine synthase family protein, with translation MIVSGEGVAPQEWSVTPLDPARVRQLRRQAIFVAGKLDPQAFDRSAIAPFAVRLKASTWATLAHSAEQAFAELLEVERALATDARAWRWLDIDPVLRRVLDRAREAGGRRDLRVARFDFHPTADGWRISEVNADVPGGYIEAGVLTRLAAEFFPECDAPPDPAEVLAKAVSNSLAGGTVALVHATAFVDDQQVVRRMGEALAQHGVASVMAAPDHLERGQGGGPVRLATTGQAVDGVIRFYPGEWLSVLPRRGAWARVLADPALPQVNPLTALLLQSKRLPIVMEQLGLSAPCWSALTPRSAAIGARRFAWHVTPPGWVLKPVWGRVGGGVVVHGATPSQDVRDAEHSARLWPRSWVLQERFTPMAVEAGDDANGSGGEPSPSARGRVPSRPTAVTDPRESSLPSSQVHLCLGIFVVEGRAAGVYARASERALIDGRAMDVPVLLDRESVRPQRLRESHRRQGVPA, from the coding sequence ATGATCGTCTCCGGTGAAGGCGTCGCGCCGCAGGAGTGGAGTGTGACGCCGCTTGACCCCGCGCGCGTCCGGCAGCTTCGGCGACAGGCCATCTTTGTCGCGGGCAAGCTCGATCCACAGGCCTTTGATCGCTCGGCCATCGCGCCCTTTGCAGTGCGACTCAAGGCAAGCACATGGGCGACGCTGGCGCATTCAGCGGAGCAGGCGTTCGCGGAGTTGCTCGAAGTCGAGCGAGCACTGGCGACCGACGCGCGCGCCTGGCGCTGGCTCGACATCGACCCGGTGCTTCGGAGAGTGCTTGATCGAGCGCGCGAGGCCGGTGGACGCCGCGATCTGCGCGTCGCTCGCTTTGACTTTCACCCCACGGCCGATGGGTGGCGCATCTCCGAGGTGAACGCCGATGTGCCGGGGGGTTACATCGAGGCGGGCGTTCTGACGCGCTTGGCGGCGGAGTTCTTCCCCGAGTGCGATGCTCCGCCCGACCCGGCGGAGGTTCTCGCCAAGGCGGTCTCGAACTCGCTTGCGGGAGGAACGGTGGCGCTCGTCCACGCGACGGCGTTCGTTGATGACCAGCAGGTGGTCCGAAGAATGGGCGAGGCGCTTGCGCAGCACGGCGTGGCGAGCGTGATGGCGGCGCCCGATCATCTTGAAAGGGGCCAGGGTGGCGGTCCGGTGCGCCTCGCCACAACCGGACAGGCGGTGGACGGCGTGATCCGCTTCTATCCCGGTGAGTGGCTCTCGGTTCTGCCGCGTCGCGGGGCGTGGGCGCGAGTCCTTGCGGATCCCGCACTGCCGCAGGTGAATCCGCTCACGGCGCTGCTGCTCCAGAGCAAGCGACTTCCAATCGTCATGGAGCAACTCGGGCTCTCGGCACCGTGCTGGAGCGCCCTCACACCGCGGAGTGCGGCGATTGGCGCGCGCCGCTTTGCATGGCATGTCACGCCACCTGGCTGGGTTCTCAAGCCGGTCTGGGGCAGGGTCGGCGGCGGTGTGGTCGTGCATGGGGCAACTCCCTCGCAGGATGTTCGTGATGCGGAGCACTCCGCGCGGCTCTGGCCGAGGTCATGGGTCCTTCAGGAGCGCTTCACACCGATGGCGGTCGAAGCGGGCGATGACGCGAACGGCAGTGGGGGTGAGCCCTCGCCGAGCGCGCGGGGGCGCGTGCCGAGTAGACCGACCGCGGTCACTGATCCGCGCGAGTCGAGTCTGCCTTCGAGTCAAGTTCATCTCTGTCTCGGCATCTTCGTCGTTGAAGGGCGGGCGGCCGGCGTGTATGCGCGAGCGAGCGAGCGAGCCCTCATCGATGGTCGTGCGATGGATGTTCCCGTGCTGCTCGATCGCGAGAGTGTTCGGCCGCAGCGCCTTCGCGAGTCCCACCGCCGTCAAGGAGTCCCGGCATGA
- a CDS encoding VCBS repeat-containing protein, whose translation MGHRAGAVVAALGGCVVVAVGPSQAGVVFTDVTAGAGISMTYQPAPLLIPRAQEWTLGGVSIGDFNRDGWPDIFVMRGGQGPDRLYINNGNGTFTDQAAAWGVAQTHGGASCCVGDFDGDGWPDIYVTSFGTVANNQGQVGKNRLYRNNGNGTFTDVAVEAGVAFTGMIIPSGNGCAFGDYDLDGHLDLAVAAWSGTAEGNRLFRNNGNGTFTDVTGVAAVIPPATWGFQPAFADMDGDGYPELLFVGDFHTTAYFVNNRDGTFTNATQSAGVGIESFGMGQCIGDFNNDLKLDWYVTSIFQDFPNPGNFNGNTLYRQIGPHQYEEHAGPAGVKDGGWGWATQAVDIDHDGWLDLIEVNGRNAGEWLNEPEYIWRNNGNGTFTEVVQSPWSLFAGDARTLVLFDYDRDGDMDLVIIYNSNGPLKVYRNDTTPIGRWLQIGFNTMDNPRVPPFGRGTRVIAKTGAQSRLRYLDGGHGYGGSSEELIHFGLGNALVVDELVIEFQPGYTKTLFNVPTNQRLVVTPPNIADLDGDGVVGGADLALLLGSWGPVTDKPARLCDLNNDGVVNGADLAILLGEWTP comes from the coding sequence GTGGGTCATCGAGCGGGCGCCGTTGTCGCTGCCCTTGGTGGTTGCGTCGTCGTCGCGGTGGGTCCTTCCCAGGCTGGCGTTGTCTTCACTGATGTCACTGCCGGGGCGGGCATCTCGATGACCTATCAACCTGCGCCGCTGCTCATTCCCCGCGCACAGGAGTGGACCCTCGGCGGTGTCTCGATCGGCGACTTCAATCGTGACGGGTGGCCCGACATCTTCGTGATGCGCGGAGGGCAGGGACCCGATCGCCTCTATATCAACAACGGCAACGGCACCTTCACCGATCAGGCGGCGGCATGGGGCGTCGCCCAGACGCATGGCGGCGCCAGTTGCTGCGTGGGTGACTTTGATGGCGATGGATGGCCCGACATCTATGTCACCAGCTTCGGGACCGTCGCGAACAACCAGGGGCAGGTCGGCAAGAATCGCCTCTACCGCAACAACGGGAACGGCACCTTCACCGATGTGGCGGTCGAAGCAGGAGTGGCCTTCACCGGCATGATCATTCCCTCGGGTAACGGCTGTGCCTTCGGTGACTATGACCTCGACGGGCATCTCGATCTCGCCGTTGCCGCGTGGAGCGGAACTGCGGAGGGCAATCGCCTCTTCCGTAACAACGGGAACGGCACCTTCACAGATGTGACAGGTGTCGCCGCGGTCATTCCCCCGGCGACCTGGGGCTTTCAGCCGGCGTTCGCCGACATGGATGGCGACGGCTACCCCGAGCTCCTCTTCGTCGGCGACTTCCACACCACCGCCTACTTCGTGAACAATCGCGACGGGACATTCACGAACGCGACGCAGTCCGCGGGCGTTGGCATCGAGTCCTTCGGCATGGGGCAGTGCATCGGCGACTTCAACAACGACCTCAAGCTTGACTGGTATGTGACGAGCATCTTCCAGGACTTCCCGAACCCCGGGAACTTCAACGGAAACACGCTCTACAGGCAGATCGGACCGCACCAGTATGAGGAGCACGCGGGTCCGGCGGGCGTGAAGGACGGGGGCTGGGGCTGGGCCACGCAGGCCGTGGACATCGACCATGACGGCTGGCTCGATCTCATCGAGGTCAATGGACGCAACGCCGGCGAGTGGCTGAACGAGCCCGAGTACATCTGGCGGAACAACGGCAACGGCACCTTCACGGAAGTGGTGCAAAGCCCCTGGAGCCTCTTTGCCGGTGATGCTCGGACCCTCGTGCTCTTCGACTATGACCGCGACGGCGACATGGATCTGGTGATCATCTACAACTCCAATGGTCCCTTGAAGGTCTATCGAAACGACACGACCCCGATCGGCCGCTGGCTCCAGATTGGGTTCAACACCATGGACAACCCGCGTGTTCCTCCCTTTGGACGCGGAACGCGGGTCATCGCGAAGACGGGAGCCCAGTCACGCTTGCGCTATCTCGACGGCGGCCACGGCTACGGTGGTTCGAGCGAGGAGCTGATCCACTTCGGGCTGGGCAATGCTCTGGTCGTCGATGAGCTCGTCATCGAGTTCCAGCCGGGCTACACGAAGACCCTCTTCAATGTTCCGACCAATCAGCGCCTGGTCGTGACGCCGCCGAACATCGCCGATCTGGACGGCGATGGAGTTGTCGGTGGCGCTGATCTCGCGCTTCTGCTGGGATCATGGGGGCCTGTGACCGACAAGCCCGCGCGACTCTGCGATCTCAACAACGATGGCGTGGTGAACGGAGCCGACCTGGCGATTCTGCTGGGCGAATGGACTCCCTGA
- a CDS encoding DedA family protein has product MRPLRSVALIVLALCLGAGGAIAAGHSEPAHGLNEIDAPNPGAQQGDHLPPATWDGDGSAPDTTWRPTTETGRDRLPEWLEEAIRKYGPVSVFFVFAGSAVGIHVNEDMVLIPSGFLAAGDPQHSVRLFWQFALFAYLGIIVGDAGWFWLCRVFGTRLLHSRWFKRLLHPRRLLEVKHQIDVRGAFVLIAARFIPGTRIPVITMCGIMHMPWWKFLAVEFSCVMITVSMQLSIGWFAAKAAESAGVTKLSHQIGIALAVTLAVAVTMYLIHVWLRSRSRKHRTPRAAAKWLRIYTVNGNGTTRLSVTS; this is encoded by the coding sequence ATGCGGCCGCTGCGTTCCGTCGCGTTGATCGTGCTTGCACTCTGTCTTGGTGCGGGCGGAGCTATCGCCGCGGGGCACTCCGAGCCCGCGCACGGGCTCAATGAAATCGACGCGCCGAACCCTGGCGCACAGCAGGGCGATCACCTCCCGCCTGCCACCTGGGATGGTGATGGCTCAGCGCCCGACACGACCTGGCGCCCCACCACCGAGACAGGCCGTGACCGTCTTCCGGAGTGGCTCGAAGAGGCGATCAGGAAGTACGGGCCCGTCAGTGTCTTCTTCGTCTTTGCCGGATCCGCGGTCGGCATTCATGTCAACGAGGACATGGTGCTCATTCCATCGGGGTTCCTTGCCGCGGGCGATCCCCAGCACTCTGTGCGGCTCTTCTGGCAGTTCGCACTCTTTGCGTACCTTGGCATCATCGTCGGCGATGCCGGCTGGTTCTGGCTCTGTCGGGTCTTCGGCACCCGACTCCTCCACAGCCGCTGGTTCAAGCGCCTGCTCCATCCGCGGCGACTGCTCGAGGTCAAGCACCAGATCGATGTGCGCGGGGCCTTCGTGCTGATCGCGGCCCGCTTCATTCCCGGCACGCGGATCCCCGTCATCACCATGTGCGGCATCATGCACATGCCGTGGTGGAAGTTCCTTGCTGTGGAATTCTCGTGTGTGATGATCACCGTCTCGATGCAGCTCTCGATCGGCTGGTTCGCCGCGAAGGCTGCCGAAAGCGCCGGAGTCACAAAGCTCTCGCACCAGATTGGAATCGCCCTGGCCGTCACGCTGGCGGTGGCCGTCACGATGTATCTCATTCATGTCTGGCTGCGATCCCGAAGCCGCAAGCACCGCACGCCACGGGCCGCGGCGAAGTGGCTCAGGATCTACACCGTGAACGGCAACGGGACCACGCGACTGAGCGTCACTTCGTGA